Genomic DNA from Lactuca sativa cultivar Salinas chromosome 8, Lsat_Salinas_v11, whole genome shotgun sequence:
AGGTCGGCTTTTAACAGCTCTAATATGTGAATACTTGGATTGGGCACAACTTAGCCACACACTTAAAGTTTATTTGCCCGAGTGTAATTTGGTAAATACAATGTTCTTTCTTTTTTATGTACGTTTCCACATTAGTTtgcattaaaaaaaaacaatcactCAGATTATGTTGCAAATTTGCAATTTGTATAACTATTTTTATAAACTTTGTGTTGCAGCAAAAGGATGTGTGGAAATCTGAATTAAAAGATTTCAGTAATAAGAACGGATATGATATAAACCGAAATGGAGATAGTGTTCCATTGTTGTTGGATGTACTTGAAGGATTCTTGAAATTTGAGGTTTGTTGTTTAACGAGTTTATATTATATCCTAGTTTCATGTACTTTTAAACCATGGAAACATCAAAATCAAGTATACAGTTTTTTTTATTCATCATTCATATTGCTAATAAAGATCCATTCTTGTAGAATCAATCTCAAGTAAGAAGTGGTGGAAGGAGACCAGTCATGCACGAGCAAGATTCTTTGACTAATTTCGACTCTCGAAGTAGAAGACCTCCTCTCGGAAGGTTAAATTTCTAAACGCTGTTTTTAACCATGGGCAAATAGGTAAATTCACcattcttcttttttcttttaatcaCTAATGCTTATCTTTTTCTCATATTCCAGGCCAATTCCTTCTTCCCAGGCATCTGGTAAGTTACCTAAATCGCTTTAAATTAGGATaatttgttaaactataaagttatatttatgattttaattATTCAGATCGAAGGGGAGGTTCTTTAAATTCGGGGTACAATAGAAGATATGAGAGTGATGATATTGATATTCCGGAGGACATTATGCGCGCCTCAGCTGCCTTAGAAAACCTTCAATTGGATAGAAAGACTCGTAATTTCACTACCACTTGGCGGTTAGTTTCTCATTTATTCATTTTACAGAGTCAGAGTCACAGTCACAGTCAGATGCAGGACAAGACTGACATTTGTCATGTCGTGCACAAGAgggttgacttttaagttttgTTTTGCAGGCATGGTGGTGACGGGTGCAATGAGGATGATGGAAGGGTTGACCGTATGTAAGTAAACTTAATGGCTTTGACTTGAGCTTGTGTAGTTTGTAGTTAAATTCATATTAGTGTTTCAATTCAATGTTTAtgttttgtgaaatttggacaAGTTTTGGCCCTTTGGTTTGAGGGTGGATATGATGGAAGTAGCATGTAATATCAAGTTGTGTGTTTTTGATACCATGATGTTAAATTATCTGCAATCTTTTTAAAGTGTTTTTTCACAAGAAGCTTCATTGCTTTTTGGGATGCAAAGACAATTTTAAAAAGTAGGCgatttgattttgttagggtAAAATGGCTAAACAGATATTAAGCTTTTGGTTTTGATTTGTTAGGTGTTTTTAATAAGATAAATGTTGCAAGAAAATAGGGTAAAATGGTGTAAGAAATTCTTGTTGACTATTGATTCAATCAATTTTCATTaatagtatttttttttgtttgttttttgaaattATTATTCTTGTAATTCAATTATTTAGACTATAACACTGTCTTGTTATTTTATTATTggtttatttattaatttgttatCTATTTCTATGAATttagaaattttttttgtttttttttatgttttgttcaaacgcatttttcaatttttttatttgatgttttattcGTTACATTAtttaatattgtaatttaatacttttaagaaaaatattttttaaaacattgaagcatatttattaattaaaaaagtttaaaataaacataattaaTTGATTGAACATCATCAACCATCAAATACAACTATATTAGGGGTACTAATCATACTAAAAAAAGGttcgtattcatatttgttctttcATACGTAGTTTGTCGTATGCCGCCAAGTTCAACATGTGCTCGTCTTCTAAGTAAATATATTCATATTGAATATGAATGTATGGTGACCCCTTAAGTTTTTTTCAAAACAAGGTTGTCAACATCAAGATTTTACCTAAGATCGTTTTATGTTTTGCAAGATTGTATCGTAAGATCGGATCGGATCAAGATCTTAAGATCCTATCAAAATTGTAACATCTATTTCAGGTAAATGTTTCATTTATGTTTTGGGCAATTAAAAAGTTAAAATGTGGACTTTGTGacgaccacgacgtggtgaaggatACACCATGATGTGGCCATGTCAGAATAAAACGTGCATCAACCTCGTGTGTCACAACGTGACAAGCTGATGGTCACGACATGGCGACCACCTACAGGCTTAACCCTAGTTATGGGGTTTGTATCCATATTTAAGGgaagtgagggctagggtttgcacactgttagcctccatcacctccctttCATCCTCCAAGAATCCCTAGCATCCATTTTGACCTTGTGAACTCTTTGTGGTAATTCTAgcccttgaagaagaagaaggtgttctTGAGCTTTGTTTCAACAAGCAACACTCTCCCTTATCATCTTGAGTAGCTTTTGGACCCTTGTAAGTCCTCAAGCTCCTACCTTTTGTAACAAAGCATGTAAGATCTAGGTTTTTTTTGTCCATTTCCTCCATGTTTGATGTGATTTGAGTGGTGGGAtttcataaagttagcaactttatgagtCCTTGAGGTTCCTTAGCGGCCTCTTGTCCCAGATCTGGAAGGTTTTTGAGTTATGAGTTCCATGCATGAGATTTGATATCATTTTCTTCATTTTGACCTAACTTGTGCTCAAGACATGTATTTGACATGCATGTCTAAAAGACAATGATTTTTATGATACTTTGGGATGAGGAAAGCCTTCTAGAAAGTTTGAGTGCATGACttgaaggattaagagcttaaggcaTTAAGTTGTCCAGAGGAGTCCCCACGACGTGACAGATTGACCATCACGACGTGGCGACCGACAGCTTCACGACTATTTTATCCTTATGTCGCCACGACGTGACCATTGGGTGTCTACTACGTAACAGTCAGCTGGGTgaccttgaccgttaacttttgaCCATTGTTGACTTTGGTCAACTTAAGAGCTTTACAGTGTAGATTGAGAGGGTACTTGTATACTGTGTTTAAGTATCTCATAGTGTAGGTCTCTTTTATTAGAGAGCTGTTGTGTTAGCCTGTTGTTTGTAACGTAAGTATTCTCATTATATTACCTATGTCATAGTGGTGTGCATGCTAGACTAACTTAGTCTTATTTGCTGACTGATGTTATGTGTGATAATTGAGTTGCTGATAACTCCAAGACTGCTGATAGTCCACATGGTGGTTGATAACCCATAAGGCTGTTGTGAGCCCATGACTGTTGATAGTCCTTAAGACTGTTGATAGTCTCAAGATTGTTGATAACTTGTCGTTGTTTATTAtgatgtgttgtatgtgatattttgagggactcactaagattcgtgcttatagttgtgaatttaaatgtgtttcaggtacttcagatcaGGGTTGACTCTATGATTCTAAAGGCCTTGTGCTAAGAAGAAAAATGGGGCCCGAGCTACCCAAActatataaaatattttgaatatatatatagttattaaatatataatttaattaaaactcGGGCCCTATTTTTTTCGGGGCCCTGTGCGGCTGCCcctcttccccccccccccttcttaaAACTGGGTCTGCTACAGATGATCATGGAAAGGCGAACACTTTATTGTACACTCTACTCGGTAGCTTTCATGATTTTGCATTTTTTATACtctaattgtcacaccccaaaaccggaacggcggaaacgttctggggtgaatgacgtcatgtcaagtatcacaacacatgagtaatcaaagtacaacaaaacattgcattaatagtaatagttttacatggtttacattacaacaattcaaagtatacaaacaat
This window encodes:
- the LOC111877253 gene encoding protein TONNEAU 1a, encoding MDDYTREMMELKTLVTRTLEKKGVLAKIRAELRASVFEAIEEEDKAIEKDEGLPPALLGSCNERARQLHALPSGRLLTALICEYLDWAQLSHTLKVYLPECNLQKDVWKSELKDFSNKNGYDINRNGDSVPLLLDVLEGFLKFENQSQVRSGGRRPVMHEQDSLTNFDSRSRRPPLGRPIPSSQASDRRGGSLNSGYNRRYESDDIDIPEDIMRASAALENLQLDRKTRNFTTTWRHGGDGCNEDDGRVDRM